A window from Thermodesulfobacteriota bacterium encodes these proteins:
- the rtcA gene encoding RNA 3'-terminal phosphate cyclase → MLVIDGTMGEGGGQVLRTALSLAALTGQAFTIDNIRGNRTRPGLRRQHLTAVQAAARLCGARLQGAEPDSRRLRFEPRQPPAAGDHHWAVGTAGSTTLVLQTVLPILFGAHGSSQVTVEGGTHNPLAPPVEFLEQSFLPVLATMGCRATLTLERHGFYPEGGGRIRCRTEPRQPAAALGLVVRPARSRRQALVLSQGLPAHVAQREAQVLAAGAAMTAAAVIVRQLPGRQPANVVMVADAFGELSAVCTAFGVRGRPAEAVAAEALAAADAHAQAGWPVEAHLADQLLLYLGLAGQGSFATGPLSLHAETNRALIERFLPVRFTTTPTGGGCLVSCHEEA, encoded by the coding sequence GTGCTGGTCATCGATGGCACCATGGGGGAAGGAGGCGGTCAGGTGCTGCGCACCGCCCTGTCTCTGGCGGCACTCACCGGTCAGGCCTTCACCATCGACAACATCCGAGGCAACCGGACCAGGCCCGGCTTGCGGCGCCAGCATCTGACTGCGGTGCAGGCGGCGGCCCGGCTGTGCGGTGCCCGGCTCCAGGGCGCCGAGCCGGACAGCCGGCGATTGCGGTTCGAGCCGCGCCAGCCGCCCGCGGCCGGTGATCACCACTGGGCGGTGGGCACCGCCGGCTCCACCACCCTGGTGCTGCAGACCGTGCTGCCGATCCTTTTCGGGGCTCACGGGTCCTCCCAGGTGACCGTGGAGGGCGGCACCCACAACCCCCTGGCGCCGCCGGTGGAGTTCCTGGAGCAAAGCTTCCTGCCGGTCCTGGCCACCATGGGCTGCCGGGCCACGTTGACCCTGGAGCGCCACGGCTTCTACCCGGAGGGGGGCGGCCGTATCCGCTGCCGGACAGAGCCCCGCCAGCCGGCTGCTGCCCTGGGCCTGGTTGTCCGGCCAGCCCGGAGCCGGCGGCAAGCCCTCGTCCTGTCCCAGGGGCTGCCGGCCCATGTGGCCCAGAGGGAAGCGCAGGTGCTGGCGGCGGGCGCAGCCATGACGGCGGCCGCGGTGATCGTCCGGCAGCTGCCGGGCCGGCAGCCGGCCAATGTCGTCATGGTGGCCGATGCCTTCGGAGAGCTGTCGGCGGTCTGCACCGCCTTCGGCGTCCGGGGCCGACCGGCGGAGGCGGTGGCCGCCGAGGCCCTGGCTGCGGCCGATGCCCATGCCCAGGCCGGCTGGCCGGTGGAGGCGCATCTGGCCGACCAGCTCCTCCTCTACCTGGGGCTGGCTGGCCAGGGCTCGTTTGCTACCGGCCCCTTGAGTCTGCACGCCGAGACCAACCGGGCGCTCATCGAGCGCTTCCTGCCGGTGCGCTTCACGACAACGCCCACTGGGGGCGGCTGCCTGGTCTCCTGCCATGAAGAAGCCTGA
- a CDS encoding response regulator, with translation MKKPDRATAAASPEKGKAPAAPGRPRAALNEALLACARAVLEDTDFATTARMIFDHCSRLVGSSSGYVALLSADGGENEVLFLEAGDRACAVDPELPMPIRGLRAEAYRSGQPILENDFAASRWQAFLPAGHVPLDNVLFAPLNVGGRALGVMGLANKPGGFTAGDLRVAAAFADLAALALRQRRDRESLQESEERYRSLFDDSRDAIFLAANGRFFMANPAMHTLVGCSPAQLAGTPVASIFARPAEMARFEASLAVAGGVRDWPCTLRRQDGTLLDCLITASQRQSGPACFQAVVRDVTAERQLAAQLRQAQKMEALGTLAGGIAHDFNNLLAAILGFAELAMGFAPDEGPQREYLQAVVSSGHKARDLVKQILAFGRQAEQERIPFNPVPLVKEALKLLRATIPSTIEIRSRIDPAAGTILADPSQFEQVLMNLATNAFHAMEERGGVLEVRLTRTELAAEEGGAARPYVELAVTDTGCGIEPRIRERIFDPYFTTKGVGRGTGLGLSVVLGIVRGLGGSIRVESEPDHGSTFRILVPAIEQPPAAVPAASGPLPRGHERLLVVDDDPSLVKVGQRTLERLGYRVSVATDGQEALELFCREPESFDLVITDQTMPGLTGAELARSLLRLRPSLPIILCTGYSSAINAEAARLLGIRGFILKPFTTPDLARLVRDCLGPEVIPRQRQGEMP, from the coding sequence ATGAAGAAGCCTGACCGCGCCACCGCTGCCGCCAGCCCAGAGAAGGGGAAGGCGCCGGCCGCCCCCGGCCGGCCGCGGGCGGCCCTCAACGAGGCCCTCCTGGCTTGTGCCCGGGCAGTGCTCGAGGACACCGACTTTGCCACCACCGCCCGGATGATCTTCGATCACTGCTCCCGTCTGGTGGGCTCCTCTTCCGGCTACGTGGCCCTCCTGTCCGCCGACGGCGGGGAGAACGAGGTGCTGTTCCTGGAGGCCGGCGACCGGGCCTGCGCCGTGGATCCGGAGCTGCCGATGCCGATTCGCGGCCTCAGGGCCGAGGCCTACCGCTCCGGTCAGCCGATCCTGGAGAACGATTTCGCCGCCAGCCGCTGGCAGGCCTTCCTTCCTGCCGGCCATGTGCCGTTGGACAACGTGCTGTTTGCGCCCTTGAACGTCGGCGGCCGAGCCCTGGGCGTCATGGGTCTGGCCAACAAGCCCGGAGGCTTCACCGCCGGCGACCTCCGGGTGGCAGCCGCCTTCGCTGACCTGGCGGCGCTGGCCTTGCGCCAACGCCGCGACCGGGAAAGCCTCCAGGAGAGCGAGGAGCGGTACCGCTCCCTGTTCGACGACTCCCGGGACGCCATCTTCCTGGCCGCAAACGGCCGTTTCTTCATGGCCAATCCGGCCATGCACACCCTGGTGGGCTGCTCGCCGGCGCAGTTGGCCGGGACGCCGGTGGCCAGCATCTTCGCCAGGCCTGCCGAGATGGCCCGCTTCGAGGCCAGCCTGGCGGTGGCGGGCGGGGTGCGGGACTGGCCCTGCACCCTGCGCCGCCAGGACGGCACGCTCCTCGATTGCCTCATCACCGCCAGCCAGCGTCAGTCCGGCCCGGCCTGCTTCCAGGCAGTGGTCCGGGACGTCACCGCGGAGCGGCAGCTGGCAGCCCAGCTGCGGCAGGCCCAGAAGATGGAGGCCCTTGGCACCCTGGCCGGTGGCATCGCCCATGACTTCAACAACCTCTTGGCGGCCATCCTGGGCTTTGCCGAGCTGGCCATGGGCTTCGCTCCGGACGAGGGGCCGCAGCGGGAATACCTGCAGGCGGTGGTCAGCTCCGGGCACAAGGCCCGGGATCTGGTCAAGCAGATCCTGGCCTTCGGCCGGCAGGCCGAACAGGAGCGGATCCCGTTCAATCCGGTGCCGCTGGTCAAGGAGGCCCTGAAGCTCTTGCGGGCCACCATCCCCTCCACCATCGAGATCCGTTCCCGGATCGATCCGGCGGCGGGCACCATTCTTGCCGATCCCAGCCAGTTCGAGCAGGTGCTCATGAACCTGGCCACCAACGCCTTCCACGCCATGGAGGAGCGGGGTGGGGTCCTGGAGGTGCGGCTGACCAGAACCGAGCTGGCCGCCGAGGAAGGGGGGGCCGCCAGGCCCTATGTGGAGCTGGCGGTCACGGATACCGGCTGCGGCATCGAGCCCAGGATCCGGGAGCGGATCTTCGATCCCTACTTCACCACCAAGGGGGTGGGCCGAGGCACCGGTCTGGGGCTGTCGGTGGTGCTGGGCATTGTTCGCGGTCTGGGCGGCAGCATCCGGGTGGAGAGTGAGCCTGACCATGGCAGCACCTTCCGGATCCTGGTGCCGGCGATCGAGCAGCCGCCGGCTGCGGTGCCCGCCGCCAGCGGCCCGTTGCCCCGCGGCCACGAGCGGCTCCTGGTCGTGGACGACGACCCCAGTCTGGTCAAGGTCGGCCAGCGGACCCTGGAGCGGCTGGGCTACCGGGTGAGCGTGGCCACCGACGGCCAGGAGGCTCTGGAGCTCTTCTGCCGGGAGCCGGAGTCCTTCGACCTGGTCATCACGGACCAGACCATGCCCGGCCTCACCGGCGCCGAGCTGGCCAGGAGCCTCCTCCGGCTGCGACCGAGCCTGCCCATCATCCTGTGCACCGGATACTCCAGCGCCATCAACGCCGAGGCCGCACGCCTCCTGGGCATCCGGGGCTTCATCCTCAAGCCTTTCACCACGCCGGATCTGGCCCGGCTGGTCCGGGACTGCCTGGGGCCGGAAGTCATCCCCAGGCAGCGCCAGGGGGAGATGCCATGA
- a CDS encoding TIGR01777 family oxidoreductase has product MEIFLAGGTGFIGQALARHLAAAGHQLTALVRHPDKARLLPAGTRIVAGTPLRAGPWVADLNRADAVVNLTGRSIFARWSEPVKAEIRASRLQSTRSLVQAIDPGRGARMVLVNASAVGYYGVAPAGVCREDSPPGDDFLARVCVEWEAAAREAAAKGVRVLLARFGVVLGRDGGALAAMRPAFRLGLGGRLGSGDQPFAWIHLSDLTAAIAFMLATPALAGPVNLVAPQEVTNRQLTVTLARLLGRPAALPVPAAILRLALGELGGLLLGGGRVRPGALIEHGFLFRFPELEGALADLVAGR; this is encoded by the coding sequence ATGGAGATCTTTCTTGCCGGTGGCACCGGCTTTATCGGCCAGGCCCTGGCCCGGCATCTGGCGGCTGCCGGCCATCAGCTGACCGCCCTGGTGCGCCATCCGGACAAGGCCCGCCTGCTGCCGGCCGGCACGCGGATCGTGGCCGGCACCCCTTTGCGGGCCGGTCCCTGGGTGGCGGATCTCAACCGGGCCGACGCAGTGGTGAACCTGACCGGCCGCAGCATCTTCGCCCGCTGGAGCGAGCCGGTGAAGGCCGAGATCCGGGCCAGCCGGCTGCAATCGACCCGCTCCCTGGTGCAGGCCATCGACCCCGGCCGGGGTGCCCGGATGGTCCTGGTCAATGCCAGCGCGGTCGGCTACTACGGCGTGGCGCCGGCGGGGGTCTGCCGGGAGGACAGCCCGCCCGGGGATGACTTTCTGGCCCGGGTCTGTGTCGAGTGGGAGGCGGCAGCCAGAGAGGCGGCGGCCAAGGGCGTGCGGGTGCTCCTGGCGCGATTCGGGGTGGTGCTGGGCCGGGACGGCGGGGCCTTGGCCGCCATGCGGCCCGCCTTCCGCCTGGGCCTGGGCGGCCGGCTCGGCTCCGGAGACCAGCCCTTTGCCTGGATCCACCTCTCCGATCTCACGGCGGCCATCGCCTTCATGCTGGCCACCCCGGCCCTCGCCGGGCCGGTGAACCTGGTGGCCCCCCAGGAGGTGACGAACCGGCAGCTGACCGTCACCCTGGCGCGGCTCCTGGGCCGGCCGGCGGCCCTGCCGGTGCCCGCCGCCATCCTGCGCCTGGCTCTTGGCGAGCTGGGAGGCCTCCTCCTGGGCGGCGGCCGGGTCCGGCCCGGAGCCCTGATCGAGCACGGCTTCCTCTTCCGGTTCCCGGAGCTGGAGGGGGCGCTGGCGGACCTGGTGGCCGGCCGCTGA